A stretch of DNA from Anaerobacillus isosaccharinicus:
GCTTCGTGGATCAGAAGATCAGCATTTGCTGCTAACAAATTTTGTTTCTTCGTTTTCCTCGTGTCACCACCAATTGCAATGATTTTTCCTTTTTTTCTAGGCCCGACAAAATCAGCTCCATTTATTTCTATCCCATTTTCTAAAAAAACTTTTTCTCCAGCTTTTATTTTTTTAAAGAGTGGTCCAGGGGCAACTCCAATTTGTTTTAGTTTCTCTGCATCAAGCACACCTGGTGCGTCTTTTTCAGTGATTCGAAAACCATAGGAAGGTATACCATGGTCCAAAAGAATTGCCTCAAAAACAAAGAACTCAGTCGTTAAAATTTCCCCTTCGACAATCTCAATAACTTCTAGCGGATAACGAAGATATGTATTGGAAATGATGAGTGTTGTTTCAATAAATTCTTTGATCCCTTTTGGGCCAAATAGCTGTAATTTTTCTGTCGCCCCTTGAAACGAACGACTACCAAGGACTCCTGGTAAACCATAGATATGATCTCCATGCAAATGAGTAATAAAAATTTTTGTTATTTTACTAAGGGTTAGGGAGGAGTGTAGCAATTGCTGTTGAGTTCCTTCACCACAATCAACCATCCAGCATTCATTTTCATATTGAAGCATTTGTACCACTAATGAACTAACATTCCTTTGTTTAGAAGGGATTCCTGCACACGTTCCCAAAAACTGTAACTTGATCATTTATAATTCTCCTCATTAACTCTACCTTGCTTATATTTTACAAATTTTTCTTTATGTTCGCAAATTTATTATCCATGCACAACTGGATGTTTCGTGGAATTAGTTAGGTTGAAAAATGAGGGGGGGATGATGATGGCTCAAATCTCAGTTGTAGTAGCGGTGATTCCCTTTGGCCACTAAACTCTTGAAATAAATGAAAGGGGAGATATCTAAGTCGTAACTCCCTCTTCTAACTTATTATTCATAAATCGTTCTTCCTTTAAGCAGGATTTTTCACTATCTCTCTAGTATAATATAGGTATCCCTTAAAAATTGGAGGTTATAAACATGCAAATTAAGTACAATTCTATTCCTAAGAAAGACGTTAAAATTTGTACTGAAGGGTTTACAATTCAAGAAGCTCTAGAAGCGATTGAAGAAACTGGTTACCGCTGCATCCCTGTGTTGGATAATGATAAAAAGAAATTTCTAGGTAATATTTATAAATCAAGAATTTATGAATATATGGTTAAAAATGCTGGTCCTATTACTGACAGTGTGATGAAATTAATCAGAGATGAGGATGTTTTTACATATGAGGATTCTTCATTCTTTCAGGTTTTCTTCACAATTAAGAAGTATCCTTATGTTGCAGTTCTTAAAGAAAATGGCGATTTCAACGGAATCTTAACCCATGCCAATGTCATGTCCTTACTAGAGGATTCTTGGGGGCTTAAAACCGGTAGCTATGGGTTAACAATCTCAACCCATGAATACCAAGGAGCATTAAAAAATATTGTTTCAATCATTAAGAAATACTGCAATATCCAAAGCTTATTGACACTTGATAATGAAAGTACATTCTTAAGACGAGTAATTGTTACTCTACCTAAGAGCATTACGGAAAAGCAGTTTCATGAGATCGTTCAAAAGTTAGAAAAAGAAGGGTTTCGAGTCTTTGATATTGAAAAGTTTTAATTCGGTATTGTATTCATTTTTAAAATAGATGTTTTGATAAGGGGAGTTTTAACATGGTAAGCGAAAATTTGGTAAAAGCTTTAAACGAACAAATGAATTTTGAGTTTGAATCTGCACATGTCTATTTAGCAATGGCAGCCTACTGCTCTGCTGAAAGTCTCGATGGGTTTGCTAACTTTTTTAAGGTGCAAGCCGAAGAAGAAAGATTTCATGCTATGAAGTTTTATAATTTTATTAATGACATCGGTCATCGTGCCGTTATTACAGGATTTGAAACACCTAGTAATGACTATAAGTCAGTGCTTGATGCATTTGAGAAAGGCTTAGCTCACGAAAAAATCGTAACGAAGAAGATTTATAACATTGCTGACATTTCCTTAAATGAGCGTGAACATGCGACAATGACATTCTTAAAATGGTTTATCGAAGAACAAGTGGAAGAAGAAGCAAGCTTCGATACAATTATTCAAAAACTTAAGCGTATTGAGAACGATAGTAATGCATTCTTTATGCTAGACAATGAATTTGCTGCTCGTTCATTTACACCTCCAGCAGAATAACAACAAGATGGCTCCCACCGTGACAGATGGGAGCCCTTTTCTTAAAATAAAAAAGTCAGAAATAAAAAAGCCACAAATGTTGAAAAGCACATTCCACTCACACTAAAAGCCCACTTTCGTCTAGGTGAAGCTTTCATACCGTAAATATCTACGACTAAATAGTGAATTAGTACACATATTCCAAGGAAAAACAATAAAAAGAGATAACCTATTATATGCACGCTTAACGTTTGAGACAAAAGCAAAAAAATTGAATACTGTAAAACAAAGTAGCCTGCAACAATGAATACAATATTTAATAAAATAATCGAAAAAAATAACCTGTAATTCACCTTATCACCTCATGGATTCTTTTCTCCATTATCGGTATACTTCCTTCAAATCATACTTAAAGAAATAGAAAAAAAGCAACCAATGATGGTTACTTATTTTTCAATTTCGTTTTCATTGTAGGAGATCCAATCACTCCAGCTACCTAAATATAGCTTTACGTTCTCATAGCCCAATGACTGTAAACAAAGAACATTCGGACATGCAGTAACTCCTGATCCGCAATAAACAATAATTTCTTTATTTTGTTCGATATCATTAAACCTCTCTTTTTGCTCTTCTCTCTTTTTCCATTCACCGTTTTCATTTAAACAGTCTTTCCAGAAGTAATTTTTTGCTGAAGGAATGTGACCAGCTTTTTTATCTATAGGTTCTTCAATACCTAAAAAACGTAACGGATCTCTACTATCGATAAGAATTACATCTTCATTTTGGATAGACGCTCTTATATCTTCCATCGTACTTAGCATTTCTTCTTTTAGAGCCACAGTGAATTTTGTATGATCAAAATGGGGGATCATTGTTGTTATTTCAAAGCCATTATTCTTCCAATTTGAGTAGGATGTACTGAGAACAAATACATCTTTATGACCAACATATTTTAGTAACCACCAAAGTCTTGATGCCATTGCCCCGCCTTGATCGTCGTAAGCAACAACTGTCATCGTCTCATCTATTCCAATTGCCGCTAATTTAGCCGAGAAATCCTCCAAGTTAGGCAAAGGATGCCTGCCACCATGATCTCTAACAGGTCTAGACATGTCTTTTTCCAAGTCAACATAAATAGCATTTGGAATATGATCTTCTAAATACGCCTCAAATCCAGCATTAGGCTTTCCTAACTCAAAGCGACAATCTAAAATTCTAATATTTTTATCATCCATATGTTCTTTAAGCCATTGGCAAGTAACTAAGTTTTTTGACATAGAACCACCCCACTACTTTTTGTTTCTATTGTACTTAATTAATCTGAGTGGTGTCCATATGTGATTGGGCACTGTTTTAAAACGAGAATATTCTCATTAAGCTATTTCTGCGTGGTTTTTTAAGTTGCTCCGGGATATTACTTTCTACTCCACCAACAACTTTCTGTTCCATTACCGGCAAATTCTGTTCAATTTTACTCATCCGCTCGTCAATTTTCGTTATCATTGAAAATAAGCTGTCAAGTTCACTGCGGTGTTGTAACACCTGATACTCTACTACTTCATCTGCCTTAACCGAAAGCTTTCTTTCTAGCTGTTCAATATGAATCATTAACTGCTCCAACTTTTCCTCAAATACACTAGCAGCGATCATTTTTTCTTTTTTCTCTTTCACAACTTGCACCGGATCATTTTTCTCACGAATTTCTTTCATCGTAAACCCTCTATTAAGACGCTCTTTTATATTAAGAAGAGATTCTAACTCTTTTTCTGTGATCAAATAATGACCAAGTTCATTTGTTTTACATGGGATGTCAAAGTATTTGATCCACCTTTGAATTGTCGTCGGATTTACACCTAACTCCTCAGAAACTTCTTTTGTTTTAAATACCTTTTCCATAACGCTACCCCTTTCAAAACTAATTTATATACGTAATTCTTTTTATTTTTTCTATTCCCTTCACTCTTGACAAAACTAGTTTTTGTTCGTCAAAGAAAGTGCAATTATGGCAAAAAATAATGTTACTTACATGAAATTTCTACATAACGGGAAAAACTATAGTATGAAAAAAGTAACCTCTTATAAGGATGTGAGAAATAATGGCAAAACGAAGTAAAGAGCAAATGAAGAAAGATTCAAAAAATGAAAAACAACGAGTAGTAGAAAACAAGCCAGGCTATGGTGATAAAAAATTAGGCGGACCAGATCGTCCTGCAGAGTAGAAAGAAAAGCATAGACCGCACGGAAGCAGACCTACTATAAAAGTTTAAAGAGGATAAATCTTATCTTTTTAAAATGCGAGAAGAGGCTGCCCTCAAATTTCAGGACAGCCTCTTCATTTTATAAAATTTAATAACCACTGCTCTAATCTCGCAGCTATTTGAAGCTGATTTTGTTTTTGATAGTACCAATCTGTTAAATCGTATTTCTCAATTAAATCTGGCTCCCTGTAATATTTCGCGATTTTTTTTGCAGTCTTTTCATTATACCAGTCTGTAAAATCACTACGGTGATGATGAATAACAGGATACACTGATCGCAATGTTGGAGTCCTTTTCCGCGCCACTTTTTTTACATATTTTTCGTAATCATATCTCGATCCTGTGTGTTCAATTTCCGAAGCGAATCGACGGATTTTTTTCTGTTCTCTTGAATGAAACAAAAGCTTCGTTAACCTTTTCCCAAGATCAATCCGATTTTTTACATTTTTAAATCCATGAACTGAATAACCAAACAGCTCTCCTTCAAGTGTCGGAAAGAATACCGTACTAAAGTGTAGTTTTTCTTCAGCAACAAATGGTAGACTCCCAAAAACTTTATCATGATAAAAAGGCGCTTCAATAACAGGTTTTTGAATAACATGTTGTTCATTAATAATTAATGATTTACATAACCGCTCAATATCTTTCTCAAACCAAAATCTTTCCCACTCTTTTACCATGAATTTAGATACATGAAAAAATTTCAATAAATGAAATAGTGGTTCTCCTGTTTGTTTTGATTTTTCATAAATTAGTAACTGAGGATATGCATCTAAGAATATTAGCCAATTTGCTCTTTCATAGGTTAAATACAAAATATCACGATACCTCTTTGGAATTAGGTCACGAAATATCTCCCCTTCTAAATCTGTCATATTCCACCCTGCATTTCTCGACACAAAACTTGCTAAATAGGCCCAAATGATTTCTTTGTTTCTCAAATAAAAATCATCATAAAATACGGTACGTGAAATATTATCTAGATTTCCTCGCATTGTAACTTTATTGATCGTATCCACTTGCTCTTTCTCTTCTCTTGATAATGAATAAATAGCCATAATCTTAGCTCCCAACAAACGTCTATTCACTGAATTAAAAATATGGTATGATTTAATGATGTAACGAAGCTTATTAAAAGCTTAAATATTTTAAAAAGGGTGCATCAAATGTCAATTCGTTATCCAAATGGAAAAGCATATTCTCCAATGCACAAAGAGGGCACTCAACTAAAGACCGTAAACAAAGTTTCCTATGGTAACCGTGGGATGAGTCTTGAAGAAGATATTAATAGCTCTAACGAATATTATTTAGCAAAGGGGATTGCTGTTATTCATAAAAAGCCAACCCCACTTCAAATTGTAAAAGTAGACTACCCAAAACGAAGTGCTGCCGTCATAAAAGAAGCGTACTTTCAACAAGCCTCCACTACTGATTACAACGGTGTTTTTGAAGGAAAATATATTGACTTTGAGGCGAAAGAAACAAAAAATAAAACGTCATTTCCATTAAAGAATTTTCATAAACATCAAATAGAGCATATGAGACAAGTTATCAATCAACACGGAATTTGCTTTTCGTTACTGAGATTTTCCGCAATTGATGAAGTGTATTTATTAGATGCAAAACATTTATGTTCATTTTGGAGTGACCAAGAAAATAGTCGTAAATCGATTCCTAAAAAAGAGATTGAAGTCCTTGGACATGTTATTCCCCTCGGACTTTATCCACGAATTGACTATTTATCGATTGTTAAAGGTATTTATTTTTCATAATTGAAAGGAAGTATGATCCATGTCAGAAGATACTCGTACAAGGCAAGGTCGTCGTAAAGTAAAAGAAACGAACAAAAACTCTGGCCCGAAAAAAGGAACGATGAAAAAGGTATTAATTGCTTTTTCAATTTTTATGGTTACCCTTTTAGTTGCTGGTGTGATTACTGTTTTTTCTATAATTAAGGATGCTCCTGATATCGACCCAAGTAAATTAACATTAGCAAATAATCCAGAAATATTTGATCAGAACGATGAAATATTTACCACGTTGAGCGCTTCAGAAAATAGACGCTCAGCAAGCATATTAGAAATTCCACAGCTAGTGGAAGATGCGTTTATCTCTGTTGAGGATGTTCGTTTTCGTGAACATTTTGGTATCGACCTACGTCGGATTGGTGGTGCACTAAGAGCGAACGTAACCGGAGGCTTTGGTGCTGAAGGTGCGAGTACAATTACTCAACAAGTTGTGAAAAATCTATTTTTATCATCAGAGAAAAAAATAACGAGAAAACTGCAAGAACAATATTTGGCAATAAAATTAGAACAGTCTTACTCAAAAGATCAAATTTTAGAGCTATATTTGAATGCGATTTTCTTTTCTGAGGGCTACGGAGTTGTTGAGGCAGCAGATCGCTTCTTCAGTAAAACATTAGACGAACTAACAATTGAAGATGCTGCGCTTCTAGCTGGGATTCCACAACGACCGAATTTCTTTAATCCATTTAAAAACCCTGTCGAAGCACAAAAGCGACGGAACATTGTCATAACCTTAATGGAGCGACATGGTAAAATTACTTTTGCAGAAGCTGAAAGAGCAAAAGCTGTACCAATCGAATCGCAATTAAAACGCTCAGAGAAAGAATCCTATCCTTACCGTGCTTTTCTTGACCAAGTTCTAAAAGAAGTTGAGGCAATTGATGGAATCAGTATTAATGACGTTTATACTGGCGGTCTTAAAATTTATACAACATTAGATCAAGAAGCACAAACATTTACAGAAGCTCTTTTAGAAACTGATATTATTGATTTTCCAGATGAGTTTTTCCAAGCTGGGATTACTGTAGTCGATACGAAATCTGGTGCTATTAAGGCTATTGGTGGTGGCAGACAAACTGATAACATTAAACGGGGCTTTAGTTGGGCCACAGACCCACGCCGATCACCTGGTTCAACGATTAAGCCGATTTTAGATTATGGTCCTGCAATCGAGCATTTACAGTGGTCTACGTATCACCAAATTACTGATGAACCACATCAATATTCGAATGGTGTTCCAATTCGAAACTTTAATAATAAGTATTCTGGTGACGTTTCGATGCGATATGCGTTGCAAAGATCTTTAAATATCCCGGCGTTAAAAGCATTTCAAGAGGTAGGGATAGATAAAGCAGCCCAATTCGGTAGAGGCTTAGGAATACCACTAGACACAATCCAGGAAGCCTATTCCCTGGGCGGTTTCACAAATGGGTTTTCTACATTAG
This window harbors:
- the rnz gene encoding ribonuclease Z, producing MKLQFLGTCAGIPSKQRNVSSLVVQMLQYENECWMVDCGEGTQQQLLHSSLTLSKITKIFITHLHGDHIYGLPGVLGSRSFQGATEKLQLFGPKGIKEFIETTLIISNTYLRYPLEVIEIVEGEILTTEFFVFEAILLDHGIPSYGFRITEKDAPGVLDAEKLKQIGVAPGPLFKKIKAGEKVFLENGIEINGADFVGPRKKGKIIAIGGDTRKTKKQNLLAANADLLIHEATFLHKDEQLAYEHFHTTAKEAAILALNSGVKALFLNHISSRYSHGVEELLCEAQTVFPNTFIPNDLQTYLIKQNNDVKTM
- the cbpA gene encoding cyclic di-AMP binding protein CbpA; the protein is MQIKYNSIPKKDVKICTEGFTIQEALEAIEETGYRCIPVLDNDKKKFLGNIYKSRIYEYMVKNAGPITDSVMKLIRDEDVFTYEDSSFFQVFFTIKKYPYVAVLKENGDFNGILTHANVMSLLEDSWGLKTGSYGLTISTHEYQGALKNIVSIIKKYCNIQSLLTLDNESTFLRRVIVTLPKSITEKQFHEIVQKLEKEGFRVFDIEKF
- a CDS encoding ferritin; the protein is MVSENLVKALNEQMNFEFESAHVYLAMAAYCSAESLDGFANFFKVQAEEERFHAMKFYNFINDIGHRAVITGFETPSNDYKSVLDAFEKGLAHEKIVTKKIYNIADISLNEREHATMTFLKWFIEEQVEEEASFDTIIQKLKRIENDSNAFFMLDNEFAARSFTPPAE
- a CDS encoding sulfurtransferase — its product is MSKNLVTCQWLKEHMDDKNIRILDCRFELGKPNAGFEAYLEDHIPNAIYVDLEKDMSRPVRDHGGRHPLPNLEDFSAKLAAIGIDETMTVVAYDDQGGAMASRLWWLLKYVGHKDVFVLSTSYSNWKNNGFEITTMIPHFDHTKFTVALKEEMLSTMEDIRASIQNEDVILIDSRDPLRFLGIEEPIDKKAGHIPSAKNYFWKDCLNENGEWKKREEQKERFNDIEQNKEIIVYCGSGVTACPNVLCLQSLGYENVKLYLGSWSDWISYNENEIEK
- the racA gene encoding chromosome-anchoring protein RacA, translating into MEKVFKTKEVSEELGVNPTTIQRWIKYFDIPCKTNELGHYLITEKELESLLNIKERLNRGFTMKEIREKNDPVQVVKEKKEKMIAASVFEEKLEQLMIHIEQLERKLSVKADEVVEYQVLQHRSELDSLFSMITKIDERMSKIEQNLPVMEQKVVGGVESNIPEQLKKPRRNSLMRIFSF
- a CDS encoding DUF2515 family protein → MAIYSLSREEKEQVDTINKVTMRGNLDNISRTVFYDDFYLRNKEIIWAYLASFVSRNAGWNMTDLEGEIFRDLIPKRYRDILYLTYERANWLIFLDAYPQLLIYEKSKQTGEPLFHLLKFFHVSKFMVKEWERFWFEKDIERLCKSLIINEQHVIQKPVIEAPFYHDKVFGSLPFVAEEKLHFSTVFFPTLEGELFGYSVHGFKNVKNRIDLGKRLTKLLFHSREQKKIRRFASEIEHTGSRYDYEKYVKKVARKRTPTLRSVYPVIHHHRSDFTDWYNEKTAKKIAKYYREPDLIEKYDLTDWYYQKQNQLQIAARLEQWLLNFIK
- the recU gene encoding Holliday junction resolvase RecU — translated: MSIRYPNGKAYSPMHKEGTQLKTVNKVSYGNRGMSLEEDINSSNEYYLAKGIAVIHKKPTPLQIVKVDYPKRSAAVIKEAYFQQASTTDYNGVFEGKYIDFEAKETKNKTSFPLKNFHKHQIEHMRQVINQHGICFSLLRFSAIDEVYLLDAKHLCSFWSDQENSRKSIPKKEIEVLGHVIPLGLYPRIDYLSIVKGIYFS
- a CDS encoding penicillin-binding protein 1A gives rise to the protein MSEDTRTRQGRRKVKETNKNSGPKKGTMKKVLIAFSIFMVTLLVAGVITVFSIIKDAPDIDPSKLTLANNPEIFDQNDEIFTTLSASENRRSASILEIPQLVEDAFISVEDVRFREHFGIDLRRIGGALRANVTGGFGAEGASTITQQVVKNLFLSSEKKITRKLQEQYLAIKLEQSYSKDQILELYLNAIFFSEGYGVVEAADRFFSKTLDELTIEDAALLAGIPQRPNFFNPFKNPVEAQKRRNIVITLMERHGKITFAEAERAKAVPIESQLKRSEKESYPYRAFLDQVLKEVEAIDGISINDVYTGGLKIYTTLDQEAQTFTEALLETDIIDFPDEFFQAGITVVDTKSGAIKAIGGGRQTDNIKRGFSWATDPRRSPGSTIKPILDYGPAIEHLQWSTYHQITDEPHQYSNGVPIRNFNNKYSGDVSMRYALQRSLNIPALKAFQEVGIDKAAQFGRGLGIPLDTIQEAYSLGGFTNGFSTLELAGAYAAFGNEGVYHKPFTVRKVVFPDGKTINLTPDSHIAMSDYTAFMVTDMLKSAIGPGGTGPRARVDSLPMAGKTGTSNFDEEEKKRYNIKDGAKDIWFAGFTTNYSIAVWTGYNTPDDGYIKYDGHSEHIAKYLFKELMAEISKGKETLDFKQPNSVVRVGVEKATGLLPSPTTPESEIIYEYFVRGTEPTEVSKVFAKPTTPQDFMGEYHELTDQIILTWTFPEEERHKFVFELQLSINDGPFSVNSLSDEMQHIIFNPESDATYRFKVTAVSLINEQLRSDPIELTVVIPKKWEEEEIAPEEPIIEIPNPIDIIGGGGDDDEDADEDEDTEETPSGN